One window from the genome of Bacillus rossius redtenbacheri isolate Brsri chromosome 12, Brsri_v3, whole genome shotgun sequence encodes:
- the LOC134537965 gene encoding inositol monophosphatase 1-like yields MQRQEVEDCFATAVELVREAGKIVMEGFRSEKKVSKKTHAADLVTGYDTRVEVFLISSLKRKYPSHQFIGEESSFAEGSPPALSDAPTWIIDPIDGTMNFVHGLPLVAVCVALAVNRKAVIGIVYNPVLEQLYTAVAGRGALLNSEPIRVSSVTDMTKALVNFWTVLPKSSNDSIPEVDYGLKNFLKRITHGHLELGSCAVELCFVAAGSIDAFCVNLPNIGCWDLAAAALIVQEAGGVLVDPETGGEFDMMKCRIFCAGTNELATSVLKEVNHFKCSTVPK; encoded by the exons ATGCAGCGGCAGGAGGTGGAAGACTGCTTCGCCACGGCCGTCGAGCTGGTCAGAGAGGCCGGGAAG ATCGTGATGGAAGGGTTCAGATCAGAGAAGAAAGTGAGCAAGAAGACCCACGCCGCCGATCTGGTAACGGGTTATGACACCAGAGTGGAGGTCTTCCTTATCAGCAGCCTCAAGAGGAAATACCCCTCGCACCA ATTCATCGGGGAAGAGAGCTCGTTCGCTGAAGGCTCGCCGCCTGCTCTGAGCGACGCGCCCACCTGGATAATCGACCCTATCGACGGAACCATGAACTTCGTGCACGGCCTGCCTCTGGTGGCGGTCTGCGTGGCTCTGGCGGTGAACAGGAAGGCCGTGATTGGCATCGTGTACAACCCGGTGCTGGAGCAACTGTACACCGCCGTGGCTGGCAGGGGAGCCCTCCTCAACTCCGAGCCCATCAGGGTCTCCAGCGTTACAG ACATGACCAAAGCTTTGGTTAATTTCTGGACAGTTCTCCCAAAAAGCTCTAATGATTCAATTCCAGAGGTGGACTACGgcttaaaaaatttcttgaaaagaATAACACATGG GCACCTAGAACTGGGCAGCTGTGCAGTGGAGCTATGCTTCGTGGCTGCAGGGAGTATAGACGCCTTTTGTGTGAACCTGCCAAACATCGGCTGTTGGGACTTGGCTGCAGCTGCACTCATAGTACAAGAAGCAGGAGGTGTGCTCGTTGACCCGGAGACAG GAGGCGAGTTTGACATGATGAAATGCAGAATATTTTGTGCTGGCACGAATGAACTTGCTACCAGCGTCCTGAAAGAAGTGAACCACTTTAAATGTTCTACAGTACCAAAGTGA